A window of Mangifera indica cultivar Alphonso chromosome 13, CATAS_Mindica_2.1, whole genome shotgun sequence contains these coding sequences:
- the LOC123193894 gene encoding class V chitinase-like: MASKILPFFFISTLILLLQLHISSAGRYGYPGLDAVRAGRWFPGQDFSASEINSTLFTHLFAVAADLDSQANKVVITYENYTEISTFTQTVQKINPDVKTLLSIGGGIAKKSEYASMASETTTRKTFIESSINVARQNNFHGVDFNWDYPSTPKEMTNYGLLLNEWRNAIQSESTSSGKPPLLLSSAVFHSSDYETIAYPIDAVSNNLDWINVKAYDFYSPAGSHVTAPPAALYNPLSDEANSDKDYGVTTWINAGVPKQKVVFGIPYYGYAWRLADEDDHGFFAPTEGPALSSDGSVGYSEIREFIRREYAKTVYNETAVSNYAYTKSTWIGYDDVQTVATKVEYVKKSKMLGYFASHVHRDENSVLSRTAYDAWEGDSSDSSTNGCGP, from the exons ATGGCCTCTAAAATTCTTCCATTCTTCTTCATATCCACTCTTATTTTGCTTCTTCAACTTCACATCTCATCAGCCGGACGATATGGCTACCCAG GACTTGATGCTGTTAGAGCAGGCCGCTGGTTTCCGGGCCAGGACTTTTCAGCTTCCGAAATAAACTCCACTCTTTTCACTCACCTTTTCGCCGTTGCTGCCGATCTTGATTCTCAGGCCAACAAAGTTGTCATCACCTATGAAAACTACACTGAAATCTCCACCTTCACACAGACTGTCCAAAAAATCAATCCTGACGTCAAAACCCTTCTATCAATTGGTGGAGGCATAGCAAAGAAATCCGAATACGCATCAATGGCGAGCGAAACCACCACCAGAAAGACCTTCATCGAATCCTCCATAAACGTCGCCAGGCAAAACAATTTCCACGGCGTGGATTTCAACTGGGATTATCCCTCTACCCCCAAGGAGATGACCAACTACGGTTTACTCCTGAACGAGTGGCGAAACGCAATTCAATCTGAATCCACCTCCTCAGGCAAGCCGCCTTTGCTTCTATCTTCAGCTGTCTTCCACTCATCCGATTATGAAACCATAGCTTACCCAATTGATGCCGTCTCAAATAACCTGGACTGGATCAATGTCAAAGCTTATGATTTTTACAGCCCGGCCGGGTCACATGTAACGGCACCTCCTGCAGCATTATACAATCCTTTAAGCGATGAAGCTAATAGTGACAAAGATTATGGGGTGACGACTTGGATTAACGCCGGGGTGCCGAAGCAGAAGGTGGTTTTTGGGATTCCGTATTACGGGTATGCGTGGAGGCTGGCGGATGAAGATGATCATGGCTTTTTTGCACCAACAGAAGGGCCAGCGCTGAGTTCAGACGGGTCTGTTGGGTACAGCGAGATCAGGGAGTTCATAAGGAGAGAATATGCGAAAACTGTGTATAATGAAACTGCTGTTTCCAACTACGCATATACTAAATCAACTTGGATTGGGTACGATGATGTGCAGACTGTTGCCACTAAGGTTGAGTATGTGAAGAAGAGTAAAATGCTTGGCTACTTTGCCTCTCATGTTCATCGTGATGAAAATTCGGTGCTTTCCCGGACAG CTTACGATGCATGGGAGGGAGACTCAAGTGACTCTTCCACCAATGGGTGTGGACCATGA
- the LOC123194500 gene encoding class V chitinase-like, with amino-acid sequence MASKTILSCSLLFLLQFQFSAGQNVVKAAYWYSGSEYAVSEIDSSLFTHLFCAFADLNPETNQVTISAANQARFSTFTSTVQLKNPSVKTLLSIGGGGGDAIKTAFASMASQASSRKSFIDSSMQLARNNNFHGLDIDWEYPANAQEMANFGSLLNEWRAAVAVEATSSGKPALLLSAAVSYSSNYFGVVNPVQAISNSLDWINVMAYDFYYYSDSGRITGPPAALYSPGTQISGDAGITAWIQAGLSPEKIVLGFPYFGHSLELADANNHGFWAPTSGLVNGGATGYKQIKQFIAENSATHVYNATVVSDYCYSGTTWIVYDDTQSISTKVNYAKGKSLLGYFAWHIANDDNWALSRLASQTWG; translated from the exons ATGGCTTCAAAAACTATCCTCTCCtgcagccttctttttcttctccaattCCAGTTCTCTGCTGGCCAAAATGTCGTCAAAGCTGCTTACTGGTATTCCGGCAGTGAATACGCCGTTTCCGAAATCGATTCCTCTCTTTTCACTCACCTCTTCTGTGCTTTCGCCGATCTCAATCCTGAAACCAACCAGGTTACCATCTCAGCTGCAAACCAGGCCCGATTCTCCACCTTTACCTCAACAGTCCAACTGAAGAACCCTTCTGTCAAAACCCTCTTATCCATTGGCGGCGGCGGTGGGGACGCCATTAAAACCGCTTTTGCTTCTATGGCTAGCCAGGCTAGTTCAAGAAAATCATTCATCGATTCTTCGATGCAATTGGCGAGAAACAACAACTTCCATGGCCTTGACATTGACTGGGAGTACCCAGCAAACGCTCAGGAAATGGCTAATTTCGGTTCCCTTCTCAACGAGTGGCGTGCAGCCGTTGCGGTGGAGGCTACAAGCTCCGGCAAGCCAGCTTTGCTTCTCTCCGCCGCAGTTTCCTACTCTTCAAACTATTTCGGTGTCGTCAACCCAGTCCAGGCCATTTCAAACAGCCTGGATTGGATCAATGTGATGGCCTACGACTTCTATTACTATTCCGATTCCGGAAGAATCACCGGACCCCCGGCTGCTTTATACAGTCCCGGAACCCAAATCAGCGGAGATGCAGGAATCACGGCCTGGATTCAGGCTGGTTTGTCACCTGAAAAAATAGTCCTGGGATTTCCTTACTTCGGCCATTCATTGGAGCTTGCCGATGCCAATAACCATGGCTTTTGGGCGCCGACAAGTGGATTGGTGAACGGCGGAGCCACTGGGTACAAGCAAATCAAGCAATTTATAGCTGAAAATAGTGCGACCCATGTGTACAATGCCACTGTTGTTTCGGACTATTGCTATTCCGGAACAACCTGGATTGTTTATGATGATACTCAGAGTATTTCTACCAAGGTGAACTATGCCAAGGGGAAAAGCTTGCTTGGTTACTTTGCTTGGCACATTGCCAATGATGATAACTGGGCTCTCTCTCGTCTTG CTTCACAGACATGGGGATGA